The following nucleotide sequence is from Roseivirga sp. BDSF3-8.
ACTTTTCCGGCCTGACCGGTAACCGTGAAAACACAGGCGTAAGAGTGATAAAGTACCATCCCGAAAACGGATCATTTGTCGGTCACTATATCCTCTTCCGGTTTGCAGATGCTCATCTCATGAAGGCTGAAGCAGAACTGAGAAAAGGTAATACCGGCGAAGCACTTGCTTTGGTAAATGAACTTCGTACTATACGGGATGCTTCGCCCCTATCGAGTTTATCGGAGTCTGACCTCCTTGATGAAAGAGGTCGGGAACTTTATGCAGAAGGTTGGAGACGTAACGACCAGATTCGCTTCGGTACTTTTACCAGAGAATGGGACCTGAAAGGGGGAACTTCTGAAGAGTACAGAACGCTATTCCCCATTCCTGCAAACGCTGTGGCCCTGAACCCCAACCTGGAGCAAAACCCCGGATATTAACCCAATTTATATACCCATTAAGTGATGAGAGCAAGTAGCCGGGAGGTTACTTGCTTTCTTTTTGGCATTTGCGGAAATTACTGGAATGAAGAGATTCATCAGACTACGATACCCCCTTATTCTGGCTGCTTTATTATTCTCCTGCGACCCTGCGGCGGAGGAAAACCTCTCAGATAATAATGAGCAGACCTCCTTAAAGCAATTCACCAGGCTCTCACCCCAAGAAAGCGGCATAGATTTCACTAATGAGCTTACCCTTACCCAAGATATGGACGTCTTCCGCTACCGTAACTACTATAACGGCGGCGGCGTCGCCCTGGGCGATATCAATAATGACGGACTCACCGATATCTTCCTCACCGCCAACATGCTCCCTAACCGGCTATTCCTCAACAAGGGCAATATGACCTTTGAAGACATTACCCAAACCGCCGGGCTAAAGCATGAAAAAGAATGGGCTACCGGAGTAAGTATGGCTGACATCAATGCCGATGGCTGGCTCGATATCTATGTTTGCTATTCCGGCGACGTATTTGGGGGCAAGCGCGATAATGAGCTCTACATCAATCAACAGGATGGCACCTTCAAAGAAGAGGCCGCTACCTACGGGCTCGCAGATAAGGGCTTCAGCACCCACGCCGCTTTCTTCGACTATGACCAGGATGGCGACCTCGACTGCTATGTGCTGAATAACTCCTTCCGCCCCGTCAGCAGCCTGGGCATGCGCAATATCCGCCATGAGCGCGACAGCACCGGCGGTGACAAGCTGTATCGCAACGATGCCGGACGATACACTGACGTCAGTGAAGAGGCCAATATTTACGGTTCAGTCATCGGCTTCGGGCTTGGCGTAACCGTGGCCGATGTAAACCAGGACAACTGGCTGGACATCTACATCAGTAATGATTTCTTCGAACGCGACTACCTCTATATCAACCAACAGGACGGCACCTTTCGCGATGAGTTACCCCAACGCATAGGCCATACCAGCGCCTTCAGTATGGGTACCGATGCAGCCGACCTCAATAATGACGGCGCCCCGGAGATCTTCGTAACAGACATGCTGCCCGAAGACGAGCGCCGTCTGAAAACAATGGTGCAGTACGAGGACTATAACACCTACCTGCTTCGCCAGCAAAACGACTACTACGAGCAATACATGCGCAATACCATGCAGCTCAACGATGGTAAAGGCAGCTTTGCAGAGGTAGGCCAGCTCGCCGGAGTAGAGGCCACCGACTGGAGCTGGGGCACCCTGCTCGCCGACTTTGACAATGACGGCCTCAAAGAAATCTACGTAACCAATGGCATAGAGCGTGACCTCATAGACCAGGACTTTATCGACTACCTGGCAAACGAACAGACGCTGATGGCCAACATGAAGTCCGGCAAGGCAGACTTTAAAAAGCTGGTAAGTAAGATGACCAGCACCAAACTACAGAACTACCTCTTTCACAGAGATGACCCCGACAGCCTGCAATTCCGGAATGTCGCAGAAAGCTGGGGCCTGGCAGACAGCAGTTTCTCTAACGGAGCCGCCTACGCAGACCTGGATAACGACGGCGACCTGGATATGGTGGTCAACAATGTAAATCAGCCCTTTTTTCTCTACCGAAATAATGCCAATGAACTCGGCCAGCCCAAAGCCCTGACCATTACCTTCAAAGGACCCGAAGGCAACCCCTTCGGTGTCGGTGCACGCGTCTATGCGTATACAGATGGTCAGGTAATAATGCAGGAAAATGTACCCACTAAAGGCTTTCAAAGCAGCATGGATTATAAAATGCTCCTTGGTGTGGGGGAAACCTCCACCCTGGACAGCCTGCGCGTACAGTGGGGCTACGGAAAAGCCCAAACACTGACAGGAGTATCACCGGCCGAGCCTTTGGTGCTCAACTTTATAGAGGCTTCCGATTACACGAAGGAAAATACCCTACCCTCCGGACTATTCGTATCTGCCCCTTTAGACTTACCCCCCCATCAGGAAAATACCTTTGTCGACTTTCATCAGCAGCGCCTCATCTACCATAAACTCA
It contains:
- a CDS encoding FG-GAP-like repeat-containing protein, with the translated sequence MKRFIRLRYPLILAALLFSCDPAAEENLSDNNEQTSLKQFTRLSPQESGIDFTNELTLTQDMDVFRYRNYYNGGGVALGDINNDGLTDIFLTANMLPNRLFLNKGNMTFEDITQTAGLKHEKEWATGVSMADINADGWLDIYVCYSGDVFGGKRDNELYINQQDGTFKEEAATYGLADKGFSTHAAFFDYDQDGDLDCYVLNNSFRPVSSLGMRNIRHERDSTGGDKLYRNDAGRYTDVSEEANIYGSVIGFGLGVTVADVNQDNWLDIYISNDFFERDYLYINQQDGTFRDELPQRIGHTSAFSMGTDAADLNNDGAPEIFVTDMLPEDERRLKTMVQYEDYNTYLLRQQNDYYEQYMRNTMQLNDGKGSFAEVGQLAGVEATDWSWGTLLADFDNDGLKEIYVTNGIERDLIDQDFIDYLANEQTLMANMKSGKADFKKLVSKMTSTKLQNYLFHRDDPDSLQFRNVAESWGLADSSFSNGAAYADLDNDGDLDMVVNNVNQPFFLYRNNANELGQPKALTITFKGPEGNPFGVGARVYAYTDGQVIMQENVPTKGFQSSMDYKMLLGVGETSTLDSLRVQWGYGKAQTLTGVSPAEPLVLNFIEASDYTKENTLPSGLFVSAPLDLPPHQENTFVDFHQQRLIYHKLSEEGPALAVADLNGDGEDDVFIGGASEQAGTIYLQQNGTLRKLATSSLVADAAYEDVAATFLDGDGDGDLDLYVASGGNEFAYQRQQLRDRYYQNTGSPTSPRYTRCNDCLPNLIAMSSTVQAADYDGDGDTDLFVGARAVPGQYGLNADSYLLQNDGTGHFSDVTTRVAPRLQNFGMVTDARWADVDDDDDLDLVVAGEWTPIVVFKNNGENLERLNNTPGLMGTEGWWQAIEIADLNHDGYPDFIVGNWGLNTKFEASPEQPMVMYVGDLDDNQTVEQIYASYEADTLYPMVLRHDLVKQLPHVKKKYTNYASYAGEPVQAVFGESIDKKAIRREAKILTTGVIINNGDGSYRYQPLPGRAQWAPVRSIIAEDFDGDGQKELFLAGNYYGTKPEEGRYDANTGLLYKYKEGTFTEVQGTGLNISGVVNESRVMKAKNGRYLLIGRNNEEPLMYKITGKNRDIQ